A window of Chrysoperla carnea chromosome 3, inChrCarn1.1, whole genome shotgun sequence genomic DNA:
aaattacataaaatggcTTCTTAATAAACCGGTTCGTCAAGTTTCTTTTGAAATGATGACTGTAGTATAGTGATATGTGTATATTACTATAACATTATctatttacatacaaaattttatatattcatgtGAAATGAAGACGATacgcattaaatttttttaaccgacttcaaacaaaaaagaaagaggtttttatgtttgttacctcagaacttttgactgggtaaaccgattttgataattctttatctatttgtgTGTGGTCCCATTGCAATTTGGTCCAGGTCTGACCATGGTATCAatgtgaaaaccatataagtcttaaatttgtataaagtaTGTGCGCAACAAATagacgaataactcagtatcacgccaaccgatttcgatgattctttttttagtgccGAATTAGTGAGTGTACtccagattcactaaaaatcataaaacaaaaaaaaaccgactaaaaaaaaaattcaaaaacaaattaatatgcactaaaaagtaaaaaataacgaaaatatgatgtagttacaataattattattttcggagtcggtgtcagccaagttaatgttaatgtcacagttgtttccttggctgacaccgactccaaaaataacaattattgtaattacattatattttggttttttttttttttttttttttttccattttagcgcatattaatttgtttttgaattgttttttttttttaagtcggttttttttttgttaaaagttttttttattaatgtagacattttttttaaaattcaagtttaCTTTTctgcaaataattttgtttataatacagTGGAACCTGGTTAATGAGACATCGAAGGACctgcaaatttgtctcacttatagaCATGTATCAGatatccaggtataaataaatacttgtctcatttacagagggCTCCAGTAATAGAGGTAAAAAAACAGACTATTTCAGTTATAGAGATGCGATTATTAAATACAGTTATATAgtattatcaatatcattgctgctacaaaaattatgaatagcACGAGCCTTCGCGCAAAATCTTGGGCCTTTTCTTTAATCATAGGTCTACTTATCGGAACGTTTTTGTTACAAACTTGCTAGACCCATGCTAGCAAACATTGTTCAATTTCAGATTATTCTGATCAACgtacatgttttatttttccttgtccttcagaacattatgattgaattttatctttattctgagTTATTCTACAAAGACtagattttggcacattaaattcgacacCGCGTGTCTTCCcagtttcataaaataatattagcttcaggtttttttttacgtacTGATAACAATTGGAGCCTTCGTTTCgccatttttcaaataaacatccatGGTAAAACTGGAACCGGAGGTCATCTAGTTTAGCAAAACTAAAACTGGAGgtcattgaggctcaaaattagttaagtgcgGAATTTGTAAGTAGAATAAGAACaagtaagtaaacaaataaaaagattttatctcagttctcagctacagaggttaatgcaaataaaattcactcgctgactcagttatagaggtaactatgacgataaaatcgaaagaacgaatcccagatatagaggtttgcttcgtccCAATTATAGAGGTAATTCAGTGCAAAGTGTTCAGGACCTCAGGATTTAAGTAAGCCTTGATATGTCGATCTGAAGTTAGAATCTTATATATTACTGGCTTGATACTCggccgcttcactgggcttaaaagtaaaaaccgccgctttattcaaatcaaataattctttattcaaaatcaaaaatcaaagaaatggtatgaataaaattttcattttttagcctGGTATTCAGAAATactttaatgaattttcttgtattttcaattaaaaacattatcaaCCAATAATGATAATTTGTACAGAAGTTAATGTAGTTGGTCGTATggcattcaatttttaaaattaagataagGTCATCGATAAGAGAcaaccttataaaaaataaaaatcgtatataaacatatttcacaaatttataataattaatgccAAAAACttatatagtaataaaattaattgtgagaaatatttcttataaagcGAATGATTTTAAAAGACTGTTGGCGCCAAGGCGCAAAACTTAGtaaacaaaaagtaaacaactgtAAACACGGGTAGACGCGCGCccattcattttttaagtagtTATAGTTTAGCATCCGCTTCGATCGGATACCGGCCTAGTTAGTTTATAAccgttatttgtaaaatttaaaccgTGTTCGATTAAGTAGTGAACGAaggtttaagaaataaataaatgtcaatttaattgtaaattaataagtGTGAGTTAATTTGTAAACTGGTTCATCTGTTATTTTCGTTGTGTAAACCCACGTGAAACCTCCACACGTCGAAATTGTTAGAGGTTAAAAATGAGCTCATGAACAACCGTACTAGCAACGACGACATCACAGCAAAACCGGGTTCAAACAGGTGAGtcagttttttatcaattaattttaaccgTGAATTGCATTTTGGATCGCCTAACAGTTAAACTCCTAACAAAATTGGTCCTTCGAGTTGGATCCTTGACCAATGCGGGTAGTAAATTCGcggttaaaaaagtaattagtgttaaaaataataaataaaagtttcagcCATATTGAAATTGTAAAGTTGTGCTTGTACTGATCAACGTTCTGCGCGCGCATACTATACGCCAAGCCCAGTTTCTGAGAGTCAAGTCGGTTTGCGTGCGACTCAAAAAGTTGATCTTGTCATAGTTTAGTTTTAATACTATAACTTAGATATagtattaaaactaatattgaaaaataacttaaatattgaaataacttagttttttcaatatttttagtgaTCTTGATTACTCAGCtgatatttttactattatagtatttttcgttttttcaatgaatttatttaatgaatagaatttattattataaaactgattttacaataaatttaaatacaatttatttttgaggatttgtttattttgataaaagtttgtttACTACCGAGCGTATTTACTTTATATctgtcaatattaaatttaaagtttactatttgtttacttttttcaagattgttttttgaatttaatatttaaaaccatGCCACTTGTTGAAGCTGATGAGATTAGAAGCTTGACGGCGCGTAGAGAACGAATATTCGCCAGTGTTCAATCAATTTATGATTATTCGAAAACGCTTACTTCTGCCAATGTACAATCATTTTTACCCAGATTTCAAAAATTGGATACTTATGAGAAAAGTTTTGATGACATTCAAGCGgacattattgaatttaatgctGCTTTAACGGACcgtaaaagtgaaattaaagtcAATGATGTGCAAACATCGTTTGATACTCTGATTTTTGAAGCTAGAGCTGCTTATATGCTGTTAAAAGGGCAACAGGAACCTGTGGCGCAAGCACCTTCGCCAATTGTAACGCAAATACAACTTCCTCAATTGAATATCCCACGATTTTCAAATAAGATGGCAGATTGGCCTACATTTTTCTCGCTTTTTGAATCTTTGGtgcacaataataatttattgtcagcaattcaaaaatttcagtatCTCAGAACTTTGTTAACCGATGACGCCTTAGCAGTTATTTCTGAATACCATTTGTCAgaggaaaattatttgttagcTTTGACTGCATTGAAGAATCGTTATCACAATAAAAGGAGGTTAGCACAAAtgtatattgataatattttaaatttcggtAAAATTGCGAATGGAAACTCTGCCAACCTTCATAAGTTTTTGAAAACTCATACTAGTTCTGTTAATGCATTTAAGGCTTTAGGCATAAACGATCAACTTGATTATTTGCTTTTACATTTATCGTTACacaatttagataataaaactcgtaaagtttttgaaaataaacacgcCTCTTCGTCAATACCTAGTTATCagaatttaattgatttcataACCGAACAGTGTCGGACTAATGAGTTGATTGATTCAGATGCCAAAGATTCTAATTGTGGTCGAAAGCCTAGTACGTCGTTTTTTGCTCAAAAAACCGACCCAAAGTCTGAAGGTTCCATTAAAAGTCAGCCTAAAATAATGAGATGTCCATGTTGTCAGCAATCCCATACCCTATCTACTTGCAGCAAATTTCAAGCTTTagagttagaaaaaaaatatgatttagtaCGCCGTTCTCATTTGTGTTTTAATTGTTTAGgccctcatttacgaacactttgtaaatcaattaaatcCTGTTCCAAGTGTAGGAGTAATAAACATCACAGTTTATTACATCCGGAAGGTAAAACGTTCGAAAGTAAAGCTGAGGCTACGGAAAGTAAGCCAGAAGTAACCCAGACTCCTCAAACGTCAGCTGTTGCCATGCAAAACAACTCATTTGCGTGTCAGGTATCTAAAAAAGCGAAACCTAAACAAGTGTTATTAGGTACGGCTGTCGTTTTAGTGCGTGATACTTGTGGGCAGTTTCAGCCTGCCAGAGCGGTTCTGGATTGTGGCTCTCAGGTGTCTGCCATTACTTCATCGTTAGTCCAAAGACTGGGTTTAAAGCCTTTCTACTCCTCTTGTGAAATAGTTGGAATTACTAATGAACGTGCTAAGGTTTGTGGTGAAGTTAATTGTGTAATTGCTTCTAATCGTAGCAAGCGTACTGTATCGTTGTGTCCTGTCGTTTTATCGTCGATCGTTCAATCCTTGCCTAGCGTGCCATTGCCtgagttgaaaaataaatttcctaaCATTTGCCTAGCCGATGAAGAATTTTATCGTCCTGAAAAGGTTGAAATGTTGTTAGGGTCTGATGTTTATCCGTTTTTGTTGGAACCTAATTCTGACTCGTCAGTAATTTTAGGGGAGCCTAGCCTACTTAAAACCATTTTTGGATACGTTGTAACCGGGCCCGTGGCCTCGGATAGTGTAACTGGAAGTAGAACTTCTTTGTTAGCCTTATCTCCTAGTCTTGAGtccattcttaaaaaattttgggaaCAAGAAGAAGTTGCCTTGCCCATTCTGGTAAACCCGGAAGATGAAGCCGCTGAAAGTCATTTTTGTAACACTTATGAAAGAGAAGCCTCCGGGAGATATTCTGTCAGCCTGCCCTTCATGGATAAGAATCATGGATTAAGAAATCGTCCCGCTGCCTATAAATCTTATTTATCCTTAGAGAGAAAATTATCTCGAAATGAGGAACTCAAAGTTTCCTATAATTCGTTCCTGCAGGACTATTTAAGCCTTTCCCATATGAGCCCAGCTAAGTGCCCTAGTGACTACTTACTGCCACATCATTGTGTCACTAAAGTCGATAGTTCCAGCACGAAGGTTCGAGTTGTTTTCAATGCATCTGCTCCGGGATCTCTTGTTGACCGTAGCTTAAATGACGTCCTGCTGCGAGGTCCGAAATTGCAGAAAGCCTTGCCtaatcttataaatcaatttcgaTTATATAAATATGCCCTATGTGCCGACATCAGAATGATGTATCGCCAAATTCTGGTTGATAAAGCTGATAGAATTTATCAGCATATATTTTGGAGGCCTGAAGAGAATTGCGAAATTCTTGAATATGAATTGAATACTGTAACTTATGGTTTGAAACCAGCCCCTTTCCTTGCCCAAAGAGTATTATTACAGTTAGTTAAAGatgaagggaaaaaatttccTCTGGCCAGTCCGGTTATAGAAAACCAAACGTATATGGATGATATCCTGGGGGGAGCAGACACTATTGAACAAGCCCAGTTATTGCAAAAGGAGTTAGTTGAATTATTAACTGCGGGATGTTTCGAGCTTAGAAAGTGGTCCAGCAACAATGAATCTGTTTTGGAAGCTGTTCCTACTGAATTTAGAGAACAAACGTTATCTTTTGCGACCGaggataatattataaaaatattaggatTAATTTGGGATCCTACCTCtgattgttttcaatttaaaatttctccatTTAAAGATATAGTGACAAAACGAACAATCCTTTCGTATGTGGCCCGGGTTTTTGATCCTTTAGGTTTCATATCTCCCGTTGTTCACTTTATGAAATGGTTTTTACAACAATTATGGCTTTCCCAACTAGACTGGGACACGCCGCTTGAAGGAAGTCTTGCAGAAGAATGGATTCATTTTACAAATGATCTTATGCAAGTTTCTGTAATCAAAATACCCCGATTCATAGGCTCTGCTAATTGTGAGAAAATGTTAGTAGGTTTTTGTGATGCCAGTGAAAAGGGTGTCGCTGCTTGTCTTTACCTTGTAGTAAAAACCGAGTTATCAGTACAAAGTTCGTTGATTGCCTCAAAAACTAAAGTTGCCCCTTTAAAATCTTTTCGTATAAATCGCCTTGAACTTTCAGGTGCACACTTATTAACACGTTTATTAAAATCGCCCGAAAtgggtttaaataatttaaaactccatcgaattaaattatatacggACTCGAAAACCGTATTATGTTGGCTAAAAACCCCTccctatttattaaatacatatgtaGCTAACCGAGTCTCGGATATATTAGGGGATACTTCGCCTACTGATTGGGGACATGTTAAATCTGAAGATAACCCCGCTGATTGTGCATCAAGAGGTCTGAAAATGTCCAGTTTGTTAAATCACCCTTTATGGCTAACGGGACCTTCCTTTATaaaggataaaaatatttttgaaaatacatcCCCGCTGCCAGTTCTTGATAATCTGGAGATTCCTGAGCTGAAAAAGAGCCCAGTTTCGTTGGCTATTAATATAGATGAAAATTACGTAGTACAAATGATCACCCATTTTAGTTCTTTCATGCGACTGCAGAGAACGTTTGCCTTTGTCCTGCgttacatttcaattttaaaatcccGTTTAGGTATGATATTTGATCGCGCTCTTAATTTTTCTGGTCCTTTAAGCACCAAAGAATTGGAAAATTCCTTAGTACTCTTAGTACGGAAAACTCAACAATGTTATTTCGCTCCTGAATTTAAATTACTAGAAAAGGGtaatttaaagaattcaaaACTTGTTAAATTAAAGCCTTTTGTAGATGAAGAGGGTTGTTTGCGGGTGGGTGGTCGTTTAACCCATTCATTATTACCGAGTCATACAAAACACCCTTTCATTCTTCCTAAAAATTGTCATTTGTCTTACCTGATTTGTGATTACTATCATAAAACTTCACTGCATTCTGGCCCTCAATTGGTTCAATCTTTAATTTTGCGAAAATTTTGGATTGTTTCTTGTCGTTCATTGGTTCGTTCGCAAATTCATAAATGCCTTAGATGCCATAAACTAGCTGCTCAACCTGATCAGCCTATAATGGCTGACTTGCCACCATCTAGAGTTCGTGTAGATCGACCTTTTAGTCAAGTCGGAACAGATTTTGCCGGCCCCTTTCAgtgtaaagaaaatttactgAGGAAATCTCGCATTTCCAAATCCtatttgtgtgtgtttgtctgtatgGCGACCAAAGCAGTCCATCTCGAAAGTGTAACGGACTTATCAACCAGATGTTTCCTGGCAGCTTTGGACCGATTTGTGGGACGCCGGGGTTCCCCTCATACCATCTACTCTGATTGTGGAAGGAACTTCGTAGGAGCAGCTCGACATTTGAAGGAAGTAGATTCATTCCTAAATAGAAATTCGGATAGGATTGTTGAATTCTGTACTTCCAAACATATTAATTGGCAATTTAACCCAGCTTACGGAGCAAACTTTGGCGGTTTATGGGAAGCCGTTGTAAAATCAACCAAAACTTTACTGAAGCGAATAATAGGAGACACCATCTTAACATTTGAAGAATATTCTACTTTGTTTATTCGAATTGAGGCTGTTTTAAATAGTCGCCCTCTTTGTCGTTTAAGTGAGGATCCTGATGGTACAGATTATCTGACCCCTGGACATTTTATTACGGGAGCTCCGTTATTAGCTACCCCTGAAATACCAATTCCTGAAAACTGTACTCCTAAATTGAGATGGGGTAAAGTCCAATTAATGGCCCAAGCGTTTTGGAAGCGTTGGTCCCAGGAATATTTAGTAACCCTAAATAAACGTGTAAAATGGTCGACTGATTGTAAACCTGTCGAAATAGGcgagatagtttttttatcagatttttcCACTACCCCTCTTTCCTGGCCAATGGGTGTCATTACTGAACTGCACCCAGGTAGTGACGGAGTAGCTAGAGTTGCTACTATTCGCACTGTTCGAGGTATCTATACTCGCCCAGTTAACAAGCTTCTTCGCTTGCCACATTAGTTGCCAAATATTGTCTACTTTAGTTAATAATCTTTGTTTTGTTTCGtcttttatgtttttacttGCTAAATTTGTTGTTATCTGGTGGGTGGAAAATGCGTCGTAAACTGATTGAACACTGAGAAGTGCTGATTTGTCGTAAGTTTTGTTACCTAGCCTTATAAAGTCTCTTCTTTGAGTGTGAAAGCTCTTCGCGCTTTGGTGGGTGGTATGTTGGCGCCAAGGCGCAAAACTTAGtaaacaaaaagtaaacaactgtAAACACGGGTAGACGCGCGCccattcattttttaagtagtTATAGTTTAGCATCCGCTTCGATCGGATACCGGCCTAGTTAGTTTATAAccgttatttgtaaaatttaaaccgTGTTCGATTAAGTAGTGAACGAaggtttaagaaataaataaatgtcaatttaattgtaaattaataagtGTGAGTTAATTTGTAAACTGGTTCATCTGTTATTTTCGTTGTGTAAACCCACGTGAAACCTCCACACGTCGAAATTGTTAGAGGTTAAAAATGAGCTCATGAACAACCGTACTGGCAACGACGACATCACAGCAAAACCGGGTTCAAACAGGTGAGtcagttttttatcaattaattttaaccgTGAATTGCATTTTGGATCGCCTAACAGTTAAACTCCTAACAAAGACTCTTTGAAAATGGAATGGCACAGACTCTTTGGAAATATGGTGTAGTACAATGTagagaataataatatatagtcaATATTCGTAACTggcaaaagataaaaaatttatattccgtaaacttaataaattaatccaaaatcgaatgtaaaaaaatggaaaacagtaagaaatcttacaaaattttttgtatcacttcaggtgaagaattctcactgggcGTGTGGGAatgtaaagttaatttttaaaaagttttactagTATTAGAGCAAGAGGGACATGCAAGTTTTACTATTGAACAGATACGTCAGTTTTCTGTTGCAAAGATTTAAGGTTACTTTAACAAATGCGGGAACATCAGCCAGGCAACCAGAGACTATAAGTCTGGAGGGAGGGcaaaacatgcaaaaaaaaattctttgcaaCGAACAGGTACGTACGTGGCTGATGTTTTTTTTAGAATGTTAACAGAGATGTAAAAAACAGTTTGCCAAAACATCAGCCAGGTAGCCGAGGAAGTGGAAGTGAAAGccaaacatgtaaaaaaaaattttttaatatggatTACCTCCTTGATAGAATTAGTAATTTTCCCAATAACTACTTCTTTTATTTTGAGTATTCTGCACCGCAGACTGTATTCTgccgttttatttttttaagtcattatCGTTTgtctatgaaattattttgatcgtaacgaaattattttctatcaagaaactgtaaaaataatttcttataattaaaaatatgaaaaaattaaaatgatttttttttcttttcagataaAAGTTAAAGCGataaatcacatttttatttattgtaagtagtgatattttataaatatatattatctaatttgtaaataagatttttgaatttgtcaaaattttgtctATATGTATTGtcttcatttattaaattcaaaagtttttggCACGTCAGTTAAAAATCAGTCATTTTCAAAGAAGGAGGGTTTTTTGTATGTGATAAATGTACCAGTTGACAAAAACTGATAAACTttctatagatttttttaaaacaaattattaatcaaatgaaaccTCGATGAATCTAACCTCGCGATAGTCAggatttaattactaaaatgtGATTATACTTTACTAAATACGTCGTCAGTATATTTGGGTAACTACAACTTACactataaatgttaaaattatgataagtagtttagaagctaggaggAAACAGGTAAACAATACATACATGAATACGTACATgcataccggtcaaacacatagcCCTCGTTCTCGTCAGggtaattacaataatattttgcatATAATTGTGAACCAAAAACCATATGAATCATCACTACTAGTTATTGTATTATTTCTAGGAAAATGAATTTAGTCATGATTACCGTTATAATACCAGCTTCCATCtgtgaacaattatattttcacGATGTATTTCTTCTCAGAattcatttatacatataataaatcgCATACGAAAATTCTAGGTACAAACCTCCAaacaatgtataattaatttttttcatttcgaaaTGAAATAGCTTTtatctattaatattaaaatttaaatatttcatttaaaaaaagaagcttttcatctttttttattgcctacaaggtagtttaaagtatttaatatactttatgGTACTAATGTTTTC
This region includes:
- the LOC123296032 gene encoding uncharacterized protein LOC123296032; amino-acid sequence: MPLVEADEIRSLTARRERIFASVQSIYDYSKTLTSANVQSFLPRFQKLDTYEKSFDDIQADIIEFNAALTDRKSEIKVNDVQTSFDTLIFEARAAYMLLKGQQEPVAQAPSPIVTQIQLPQLNIPRFSNKMADWPTFFSLFESLVHNNNLLSAIQKFQYLRTLLTDDALAVISEYHLSEENYLLALTALKNRYHNKRRLAQMYIDNILNFGKIANGNSANLHKFLKTHTSSVNAFKALGINDQLDYLLLHLSLHNLDNKTRKVFENKHASSSIPSYQNLIDFITEQCRTNELIDSDAKDSNCGRKPSTSFFAQKTDPKSEGSIKSQPKIMRCPCCQQSHTLSTCSKFQALELEKKYDLVRRSHLCFNCLGPHLRTLCKSIKSCSKCRSNKHHSLLHPEGKTFESKAEATESKPEVTQTPQTSAVAMQNNSFACQVSKKAKPKQVLLGTAVVLVRDTCGQFQPARAVLDCGSQVSAITSSLVQRLGLKPFYSSCEIVGITNERAKVCGEVNCVIASNRSKRTVSLCPVVLSSIVQSLPSVPLPELKNKFPNICLADEEFYRPEKVEMLLGSDVYPFLLEPNSDSSVILGEPSLLKTIFGYVVTGPVASDSVTGSRTSLLALSPSLESILKKFWEQEEVALPILVNPEDEAAESHFCNTYEREASGRYSVSLPFMDKNHGLRNRPAAYKSYLSLERKLSRNEELKVSYNSFLQDYLSLSHMSPAKCPSDYLLPHHCVTKVDSSSTKVRVVFNASAPGSLVDRSLNDVLLRGPKLQKALPNLINQFRLYKYALCADIRMMYRQILVDKADRIYQHIFWRPEENCEILEYELNTVTYGLKPAPFLAQRVLLQLVKDEGKKFPLASPVIENQTYMDDILGGADTIEQAQLLQKELVELLTAGCFELRKWSSNNESVLEAVPTEFREQTLSFATEDNIIKILGLIWDPTSDCFQFKISPFKDIVTKRTILSYVARVFDPLGFISPVVHFMKWFLQQLWLSQLDWDTPLEGSLAEEWIHFTNDLMQVSVIKIPRFIGSANCEKMLVGFCDASEKGVAACLYLVVKTELSVQSSLIASKTKVAPLKSFRINRLELSGAHLLTRLLKSPEMGLNNLKLHRIKLYTDSKTVLCWLKTPPYLLNTYVANRVSDILGDTSPTDWGHVKSEDNPADCASRGLKMSTYGANFGGLWEAVVKSTKTLLKRIIGDTILTFEEYSTLFIRIEAVLNSRPLCRLSEDPDGTDYLTPGHFITGAPLLATPEIPIPENCTPKLRWGKVQLMAQAFWKHKS